The genomic region CGGTAAGCTCGTCCACGAGCCCGAGCTCCACCCCGCGCCTTGCGGTGAATATCTCGCCGGTCGCCACCGCCTCCGTTCCCTTCTTGTCAAGTCCTCTCTCCTCGGATACCACCTTGACAAATCCCTTGTACACCTCACTGTTGATGGCGGCCATTCTCTTCTTCCCGTCGGGAGTGCTCTCAGTGAAAAAAAGTCCGTCGTCCTTGAACTTCCCCTCTTTTCCTATCTCCACCTTGATCCCGACCTTTTTCATTATGCCCGATATGACGGGCTTGATGTATATAACGCCGATGCTCCCCACCATCGCCGATGGGGGCGCCAATATCTTTTCGGCGGCACATGCGGCGTAGTACCCGCCGGAGGCGGCGAGGGTCGTCCATGCGTAGAGGGGCTTCTTCTCGGCGAGCCTCTTTAGGGCCATGTAAAGAACCTCCGTCGCGGTAACGGACCCCCCTTGGCTCGATAGGTTTAAAAGAAC from Candidatus Zymogenus saltonus harbors:
- the sppA gene encoding signal peptide peptidase SppA; protein product: MWFFKRKKRRGIIALIPISGVISMKMVDPYLEIIERAEKSKKVKGVLLNLSSQGGSVTATEVLYMALKRLAEKKPLYAWTTLAASGGYYAACAAEKILAPPSAMVGSIGVIYIKPVISGIMKKVGIKVEIGKEGKFKDDGLFFTESTPDGKKRMAAINSEVYKGFVKVVSEERGLDKKGTEAVATGEIFTARRGVELGLVDELTDLRGAKDKIAELTKVHSERVVTFRPRRSLLSSLVERGVSRWVGGVIRVAVEDFYRPEIYYM